A section of the Rossellomorea marisflavi genome encodes:
- the prmC gene encoding peptide chain release factor N(5)-glutamine methyltransferase: MPSVFEALRWASSFLKENGRDENAGELYLRHLLDMSRARLFAEQKTVLEDSLWEEFRSGMDAHVSGIPIQHLIGIEEFYGRSFTVNRHVLIPRPETEELVYYSLERMKRLFNGSHTIQAADIGTGSGAIAISLALEYDGDMNVRAVDVSADALEVAKGNAERLEADVTFYHGDLLQPLMEEGVALDVLLSNPPYIPLSDRETLSEVVVDHEPSLALFGGEDGYDLYRRFMEGLPRIMNERFLIGFEVGAGQGETVAEMLTQAFPRSSVEVVMDINGKDRMVFCEQA, translated from the coding sequence ATGCCGTCGGTATTCGAAGCCCTGAGATGGGCTTCTTCTTTTTTAAAGGAGAACGGACGGGATGAGAATGCGGGCGAGCTCTATCTCCGCCATCTGTTGGATATGTCACGGGCAAGGCTATTTGCCGAGCAGAAAACGGTGTTGGAAGACTCATTATGGGAGGAGTTCCGGAGTGGCATGGATGCCCACGTATCCGGGATTCCGATCCAGCATTTGATCGGTATCGAGGAATTCTATGGACGTTCTTTCACGGTGAACCGTCACGTGTTGATCCCGCGGCCCGAGACCGAAGAGCTTGTGTATTACAGCCTTGAGCGGATGAAAAGGCTGTTCAACGGCTCCCATACCATCCAGGCCGCCGATATCGGAACGGGGAGCGGTGCCATCGCGATTTCCCTTGCTCTCGAGTACGATGGAGATATGAACGTAAGGGCAGTGGATGTTTCAGCGGATGCCCTGGAGGTGGCCAAAGGAAATGCAGAGCGCCTGGAGGCGGATGTGACATTCTATCATGGTGACCTGCTTCAGCCGTTGATGGAAGAAGGAGTCGCCCTCGACGTGTTGCTTTCCAACCCTCCATATATCCCCCTTTCCGACCGTGAAACATTGTCGGAGGTGGTAGTGGATCATGAACCGTCCCTGGCCCTTTTTGGTGGAGAAGACGGATATGACCTGTATCGCCGGTTCATGGAAGGCTTGCCTCGCATCATGAACGAACGATTCCTCATCGGCTTCGAGGTCGGTGCTGGACAAGGAGAGACAGTGGCTGAAATGCTTACACAAGCATTTCCACGATCGTCCGTTGAAGTCGTCATGGATATCAACGGAAAGGACCGGATGGTTTTCTGTGAGCAAGCATAG
- a CDS encoding sensor histidine kinase: MQIKPIFRNLKIRNKIFAVSLLLLTIFGLLGIISYQFFTSMYEDRISEESAAMLQLSSTVLDEELAGVEDLSFQVITDDQVQKDLRIIQDSDVNIDIYQAKVRLQERLLYFATSEPYIAAIQVIDSTGSKYTYGFNTKVELDKKEILPIVAASKGSNVWSKNKEEENIISSARLIRSKENLELKKMGYLIISVDMNKLIEEALNFSPNKNFIITNGDEIFYQNPDSEIGPIRTPDEERGNGYENERVNGKDYMTTYVHSRFSDLTYYHFLPFSDITQQNAVVKSIMIFTFISMFILSIIVSRKAAEFISKPLENLSRNMKEVQSGNFEHGLERTETENEDEIGLLHSNFRIMIDKINELIKENYTKQLMIKETEYKALQAQINPHFLYNTLDSINWMARISQQKKISVMVEALGNMMRNIISKKEALVTLKDEMEIVKHYVTIQEYRFENRLKFSSHSLLDLESHLIPKLSIQPIVENAMAHGLEEMTSQCEINVYIYPKGREIEIVVEDNGPGMSEERIQAIYRGEIHSKSSGIGLKNIIERIKLMFGEEYGVRIESTPGVGTKVKIIIPYSGGEGHV, translated from the coding sequence ATGCAGATCAAACCTATATTCCGAAACTTGAAAATCCGCAACAAAATATTTGCAGTCTCCCTCCTCCTCCTCACCATATTCGGCCTCTTGGGAATCATCAGCTACCAATTCTTCACCAGCATGTACGAAGACAGGATCTCGGAGGAATCGGCTGCCATGCTCCAACTTTCCTCCACCGTCCTCGACGAAGAACTGGCAGGCGTTGAAGATCTATCCTTCCAGGTCATCACGGACGACCAGGTCCAGAAAGATCTCCGCATCATCCAAGATAGCGACGTCAATATTGACATCTATCAGGCGAAAGTCCGCCTTCAGGAACGGCTCCTTTACTTTGCCACCTCAGAACCCTACATCGCCGCCATCCAGGTCATCGACAGTACAGGCTCAAAATACACGTACGGATTCAATACCAAGGTAGAACTTGATAAGAAAGAAATTCTCCCCATCGTCGCTGCCTCCAAAGGGTCCAATGTATGGTCGAAGAATAAAGAAGAGGAAAACATCATTTCCTCTGCGCGTCTCATCCGTTCAAAGGAGAATCTCGAGCTCAAGAAAATGGGCTATTTGATCATATCCGTTGATATGAACAAACTGATCGAGGAAGCCCTTAATTTTTCCCCGAACAAAAACTTCATCATCACCAATGGGGATGAGATCTTCTATCAGAATCCGGATAGTGAAATCGGGCCCATCCGAACGCCAGATGAGGAAAGAGGGAACGGGTATGAGAATGAGCGCGTCAATGGAAAAGATTATATGACCACCTATGTGCATTCGCGCTTTTCCGATCTTACCTATTATCATTTCCTTCCGTTCAGTGATATCACCCAGCAGAATGCCGTCGTGAAGAGTATCATGATCTTCACCTTCATCTCCATGTTCATCCTCTCCATCATCGTAAGCAGGAAGGCGGCAGAATTCATCTCGAAGCCACTCGAGAATTTGTCGAGGAATATGAAAGAAGTGCAATCGGGGAACTTTGAACACGGCCTTGAGCGGACAGAGACAGAAAATGAAGACGAGATCGGTCTCCTTCACTCCAACTTCCGCATCATGATCGATAAGATCAATGAGCTGATCAAGGAAAACTATACAAAGCAGCTTATGATCAAAGAAACCGAGTATAAGGCGCTGCAGGCGCAGATCAATCCACATTTCCTCTACAACACCCTTGATTCCATCAACTGGATGGCGAGGATCAGCCAACAAAAGAAGATTTCCGTCATGGTGGAGGCCCTGGGTAATATGATGAGAAATATCATCAGTAAGAAAGAAGCCCTTGTGACCCTGAAGGATGAGATGGAAATCGTGAAGCATTACGTCACCATCCAGGAATATCGGTTTGAAAATCGATTGAAATTCTCATCCCACAGCTTATTGGATTTGGAGAGCCACTTGATCCCGAAGCTCAGTATCCAGCCAATCGTCGAAAATGCCATGGCCCATGGTCTCGAGGAGATGACCTCCCAGTGCGAAATCAATGTTTATATATATCCGAAGGGCAGGGAGATCGAGATCGTTGTCGAGGATAACGGTCCGGGGATGAGCGAGGAACGCATCCAGGCGATCTACAGGGGAGAGATCCACTCCAAAAGCTCAGGCATAGGACTGAAGAATATCATTGAACGGATCAAGCTCATGTTCGGTGAGGAATACGGGGTCAGGATCGAGTCGACCCCGGGTGTCGGGACAAAAGTGAAGATCATCATACCTTATAGCGGAGGTGAAGGACATGTATAG
- a CDS encoding response regulator, with the protein MYSVLIADDELNILEGIAALVRWGECGTELTYKAHNGVMAYEWIRENPVDIVITDIKMPGMNGVELIQKVHAIHPHIRFIVLSGYDEFEYAKGVMEYNVKHYLLKPSNEEKIEEALQQIVEGLDEEKQKQEVYQEIQQSLHRVLPIAKEQFLKDYLTGKTYWPEDWEHYGKLFDLREETYRILVFHLDDDHDIDERFVLKEALTNELLKHHHIILSTITGERILLLIEGEAAGERELIEHIKEFRKEYSTYYRKTFTTALSEPSTPEGLKEAYGETISCLSQSFYLGNNSILTTRDVRDEAVSNDTLLFDHDEFLYMLKSGNVEEAECHLRHFFIEIDEKRYPVNVLKSHCIELFMLMIRQSQRMDDLLKDVMIVSNLDSFEELRSFIENAARDIAGERFQRNKVSQSSIIQRMMDYVDEHLSDPDLSLSQVANDVLYMNSDYIGKLFKKEKGEKFSNYLLDKRIQKAVDLMERSGEIKVFEVAEAVGFGNNPRYFGQVFKKYVGVTPKEYLNREQV; encoded by the coding sequence ATGTATAGCGTGTTGATTGCAGATGATGAGCTGAATATCCTGGAGGGGATCGCAGCCCTCGTGCGCTGGGGAGAGTGCGGAACGGAATTGACGTACAAGGCGCATAATGGGGTGATGGCCTACGAGTGGATCCGGGAAAACCCCGTCGATATCGTCATTACTGATATCAAGATGCCAGGGATGAACGGGGTGGAGCTCATCCAGAAGGTTCACGCTATCCATCCCCATATCCGGTTCATCGTCCTCTCGGGTTATGATGAGTTTGAATATGCAAAAGGGGTCATGGAGTATAACGTCAAGCATTATCTTCTGAAGCCGAGCAACGAAGAGAAGATAGAGGAGGCCCTTCAACAAATCGTAGAGGGGCTTGATGAAGAAAAGCAGAAGCAGGAGGTCTATCAGGAAATCCAGCAAAGTCTGCACAGGGTCCTTCCCATCGCTAAGGAACAGTTCCTCAAGGATTACCTTACGGGAAAGACCTATTGGCCGGAAGACTGGGAGCACTACGGGAAGCTCTTTGATCTCAGGGAAGAGACGTACCGGATTCTTGTATTCCATCTTGATGATGATCATGACATCGATGAGCGCTTCGTTTTGAAGGAAGCACTGACGAACGAGCTGTTGAAGCATCACCACATCATCCTGTCCACTATCACCGGAGAGCGCATCCTGCTCCTCATTGAAGGAGAAGCCGCCGGAGAACGGGAGCTCATCGAACATATCAAGGAGTTCAGGAAAGAGTATTCCACATATTATCGTAAAACGTTTACCACGGCTTTAAGTGAACCGAGCACGCCGGAAGGACTGAAAGAAGCATACGGGGAGACGATCTCCTGCTTGTCCCAAAGTTTTTATCTGGGGAATAACAGTATCCTGACGACAAGGGACGTAAGGGATGAGGCCGTCAGCAATGATACCCTCCTTTTTGATCACGATGAGTTCCTCTATATGCTGAAAAGTGGAAACGTGGAAGAGGCCGAGTGCCATCTGAGGCATTTTTTTATCGAGATCGACGAGAAGCGCTATCCCGTCAATGTATTGAAATCCCACTGCATTGAGCTGTTCATGCTCATGATTCGTCAGTCACAAAGGATGGATGATCTCCTCAAAGACGTGATGATCGTCAGCAACCTGGATTCCTTCGAAGAATTGAGGAGTTTCATCGAAAATGCAGCACGTGACATTGCAGGCGAGCGGTTTCAGCGGAATAAGGTCTCACAGAGCAGCATCATCCAGCGCATGATGGACTACGTGGATGAGCATCTATCTGATCCCGACCTCTCCCTCTCTCAGGTGGCCAACGACGTCCTCTATATGAACTCAGACTATATCGGCAAGCTGTTCAAAAAGGAAAAAGGAGAGAAATTCTCCAACTACCTGTTGGATAAAAGAATCCAAAAAGCGGTAGACCTCATGGAACGCAGCGGGGAGATCAAGGTCTTCGAAGTCGCCGAGGCGGTGGGCTTCGGTAATAACCCGAGGTATTTCGGACAGGTGTTCAAGAAGTATGTCGGGGTGACACCAAAGGAGTATTTAAACAGGGAACAGGTTTGA
- a CDS encoding M24 family metallopeptidase → MNLFQQKVKALRKALAESHTKAVLLTQQKNVSWLTGGRSHVNPATERAVASILLTGEDITLFVNNIESKRLIEEEFGSHFDDVREFPWYEPLSLEGYTTDQELEGILQPLRTVVLSGEKEEVKTFGKETGAAIESAAFHLTRGMTEFEVAGLMARACWERGIEPVVNLVAADRRVFTRRHPLPTNTVIDEYVMLVLCARRNGRFMSVSRLVHFGNPGGDLTRRHEAVTTIDARMINATRSGADFAHLFSEMKQAYEDTGFPDEWTFHHQGGLSGFASREQLLLPGLSAKSVKNDQIYAWNPSVAGVKSEDTILVEDEPKILTFTGDFPVETVQLDGAQQERPAILVRRRL, encoded by the coding sequence ATGAATTTGTTTCAACAGAAAGTGAAAGCACTCAGGAAGGCTCTCGCAGAAAGCCATACAAAAGCGGTCCTTCTCACACAGCAAAAAAATGTATCATGGCTGACAGGTGGGAGAAGTCATGTCAACCCGGCAACAGAAAGAGCCGTGGCCTCCATCCTCCTGACAGGGGAAGACATTACCTTGTTTGTGAACAATATAGAGAGCAAGAGACTGATCGAGGAGGAGTTCGGCTCACATTTCGATGACGTTCGGGAGTTTCCCTGGTATGAGCCCCTTTCACTGGAGGGCTATACGACTGATCAGGAGCTTGAAGGAATCCTGCAGCCCCTGCGGACCGTGGTTCTTTCTGGTGAGAAGGAAGAGGTGAAGACGTTCGGGAAAGAAACGGGTGCGGCCATCGAGAGTGCAGCCTTCCATCTTACAAGGGGGATGACAGAGTTCGAAGTAGCCGGACTCATGGCGAGAGCCTGCTGGGAAAGGGGAATCGAGCCGGTGGTGAACCTCGTGGCTGCAGATCGCCGGGTGTTTACGAGAAGGCATCCACTGCCGACGAATACAGTGATTGACGAGTACGTTATGCTTGTCCTGTGTGCCCGGAGGAATGGAAGGTTCATGTCTGTCTCGCGCTTGGTCCATTTCGGCAATCCGGGCGGAGATCTCACAAGGAGACATGAAGCTGTCACCACCATTGATGCGCGCATGATCAATGCCACCCGTTCCGGTGCTGATTTCGCTCACCTTTTCAGCGAAATGAAACAGGCGTATGAAGATACAGGGTTCCCTGATGAATGGACGTTCCATCATCAGGGTGGATTGAGCGGATTCGCCTCCCGTGAGCAGCTCCTTCTTCCCGGACTTTCGGCAAAATCTGTGAAAAATGATCAGATTTATGCTTGGAACCCAAGTGTAGCAGGAGTAAAATCAGAAGATACCATTCTAGTGGAAGATGAACCAAAGATTCTCACTTTCACGGGTGACTTCCCTGTGGAAACGGTTCAGCTGGATGGAGCACAACAAGAGCGGCCCGCCATCCTGGTGAGGCGCCGACTTTAG
- a CDS encoding multi antimicrobial extrusion protein MatE produces MDQSTRFTYGKLAAFFIPLGFSASLTSLTHIIINGTLSRGENAAFIIACYAVALSLFGIVERPIIVFRQTCSTLVKDRPGFKKLNMFMLIVIALLAGFSLLLAYTSVGDWVYVTLFNADLNMVSTISDTFKVIFLVIIFSGVRGIYQGIIISQLETKWLSIMVVVRLFLMFLAAYLFVAFDHVTSMAGAMIFLIGMMVECAISVWKGNGLLKTYYPAKGPGLTIKEISQFYTPLVFYFVIQTFLIPIIYIFLSQSQNIEMSIASFALAYSIVNLLLSFFMYTHQLVLQLYDKNKKKVIRFFSFVSLLPSFLLIILCYTPIGDVFMSSVMGADPELSKTTLYVMQFFLFKTLVFPWVDFLNGFLMLKRLTKKMLMAQVMNIVAAVVCLTLLVYMVPQWNGTNGAIAVSIGELVGLFAVIYIVRKASGALGEEAGLKKEA; encoded by the coding sequence GTGGACCAATCCACACGATTCACCTATGGGAAACTTGCAGCATTCTTCATTCCTCTCGGCTTTTCCGCGAGCTTGACGTCTCTCACACACATCATTATCAATGGCACGCTGAGCAGGGGGGAGAATGCGGCATTCATTATTGCCTGCTACGCCGTGGCCCTTTCGCTATTCGGTATCGTAGAACGGCCGATCATTGTGTTCCGGCAGACGTGCTCGACCCTTGTGAAGGACCGTCCTGGATTTAAGAAATTAAATATGTTCATGCTTATTGTGATTGCCCTGCTTGCAGGATTCAGTCTGCTATTGGCTTATACCTCTGTAGGGGATTGGGTATATGTGACCCTTTTCAATGCCGATCTCAATATGGTCTCGACCATTTCGGACACGTTTAAAGTAATCTTCCTTGTTATCATATTTTCCGGGGTAAGAGGAATCTATCAGGGGATTATCATTAGTCAGCTTGAAACCAAGTGGCTTTCGATCATGGTCGTTGTTCGGCTGTTCCTCATGTTTTTGGCCGCCTATTTGTTTGTTGCATTTGATCATGTAACGAGTATGGCGGGTGCCATGATCTTTCTCATCGGGATGATGGTGGAATGTGCCATCAGTGTTTGGAAGGGAAACGGTCTTCTGAAAACCTATTACCCCGCGAAAGGTCCGGGTCTGACTATTAAGGAGATTTCGCAATTCTACACGCCCCTTGTTTTTTATTTTGTCATTCAGACCTTTTTAATCCCGATTATTTATATCTTCCTTTCTCAGTCACAAAATATTGAAATGAGTATCGCTTCCTTTGCCCTTGCCTATAGTATCGTGAATTTACTCTTAAGCTTTTTTATGTACACGCATCAGCTCGTTCTGCAGCTGTATGATAAGAACAAGAAAAAGGTGATCAGATTTTTCTCCTTTGTGAGCCTATTGCCTTCTTTTCTTCTGATCATTCTCTGCTATACGCCGATTGGAGATGTCTTCATGAGCTCGGTGATGGGAGCGGATCCAGAACTATCCAAGACTACACTCTATGTCATGCAGTTCTTTCTCTTCAAAACGCTTGTTTTCCCTTGGGTGGACTTTTTGAATGGCTTCCTGATGCTGAAGCGGTTGACAAAGAAAATGCTCATGGCTCAGGTGATGAATATTGTGGCTGCTGTTGTATGTCTCACCCTGCTTGTTTATATGGTTCCGCAGTGGAATGGTACAAACGGGGCCATTGCCGTTTCGATTGGGGAATTGGTCGGTCTTTTCGCTGTGATATATATTGTCCGTAAAGCATCAGGGGCTCTGGGCGAAGAGGCTGGTCTTAAGAAGGAAGCTTGA
- the prfA gene encoding peptide chain release factor 1 has product MYDRLQAVEDRYDKLNELLSDPEIVNDPKKLREYSKEQSDIQATVEAYREYKELNQQYKDAKAMLEDKLDADMREMVKEEVSELEEQITALEERLKILLIPKDPNDDKNVIMEVRGAAGGDEAALFAGDLYRMYSRFAESQGWKIEVMEANSTGVGGYKEIIFMINGNGAYSKMKYENGAHRVQRVPETESGGRIHTSTATVACLPEAEEVEVDIHDKDIRVDTFASSGPGGQSVNTTMSAVRLTHLPTGVVVSCQDEKSQIKNKEKAMKVLRARVYDKFQREAQAEYDATRKSAVGTGDRSERIRTYNFPQNRVTDHRIGLTIQKLDQILEGKMDDVIDALIIEDQSKLLERMEEV; this is encoded by the coding sequence GTGTATGATCGTTTACAAGCAGTGGAAGATCGCTATGACAAGCTGAACGAATTGCTGAGTGATCCGGAAATTGTGAATGACCCTAAGAAGCTAAGAGAATATTCAAAAGAACAATCTGATATCCAGGCAACAGTGGAAGCTTATCGTGAATATAAAGAATTGAATCAACAGTACAAGGACGCCAAAGCCATGCTCGAGGACAAACTGGACGCCGATATGCGCGAAATGGTGAAGGAAGAAGTATCGGAACTCGAGGAGCAGATCACAGCCCTTGAAGAGCGCCTTAAGATCCTCCTCATCCCTAAAGACCCGAATGATGACAAGAACGTTATCATGGAGGTAAGGGGCGCAGCAGGTGGAGATGAAGCCGCTCTATTTGCAGGTGACCTTTATCGCATGTACAGCCGTTTCGCTGAAAGCCAGGGCTGGAAGATCGAAGTGATGGAAGCGAACTCTACCGGTGTGGGCGGATACAAGGAAATCATCTTCATGATCAACGGGAACGGTGCTTATTCCAAAATGAAGTATGAGAACGGAGCCCATCGTGTACAGCGCGTACCTGAAACGGAATCAGGGGGCAGGATCCATACGTCCACAGCCACCGTCGCGTGCCTGCCGGAAGCAGAAGAAGTCGAAGTCGATATCCATGATAAAGATATCCGCGTCGATACCTTTGCATCCAGTGGACCAGGAGGGCAGAGTGTCAACACGACCATGTCGGCCGTGCGCCTGACTCACTTGCCAACCGGTGTCGTTGTATCCTGTCAGGATGAAAAGTCCCAGATCAAGAACAAAGAAAAGGCCATGAAGGTCCTGCGCGCACGTGTGTATGATAAATTCCAGCGTGAAGCACAGGCTGAATATGATGCCACACGTAAGTCCGCAGTCGGTACGGGAGACCGCTCGGAGCGTATCCGTACGTACAATTTCCCTCAAAACCGCGTAACCGATCACCGCATCGGCTTGACGATCCAGAAGCTCGATCAGATCCTGGAAGGCAAGATGGATGATGTGATCGATGCCCTGATCATTGAAGACCAATCCAAGCTTCTTGAACGGATGGAAGAAGTCTGA
- the iolB gene encoding 5-deoxy-glucuronate isomerase produces the protein MMTRFIKASDQKGYQDIFGEGYEHLEFLSFGKLQLDEGEEFSGQTGDYEHALVILTGKASVGADGEEWTGLGGRSSVFEGQATTVYVPIQSSFSVKAESDVKIAVCKVKAENKFAPFVVGPDQVTVHKRGEKQWNRTVYDILADNADGKVDRIVLGETINDEGQWSGYPPHKHDGEFAPEEPNLEEIYHYQVDPEQGFGVQHHYTKDGSIDTAYPIRHGDSFAIDVGYHPVGSAGGYRVYYLWFMAGETGRKLNPFEDPDHKWLHDK, from the coding sequence ATGATGACACGATTCATCAAAGCAAGTGATCAAAAAGGCTACCAGGATATCTTCGGAGAAGGCTATGAGCATCTCGAATTCCTTTCATTCGGAAAGCTCCAACTTGATGAAGGAGAGGAATTTTCAGGGCAGACAGGCGACTATGAGCATGCTCTTGTCATATTGACAGGTAAGGCTAGCGTTGGGGCAGACGGAGAAGAATGGACGGGTCTCGGCGGTCGTTCTTCCGTGTTCGAAGGCCAGGCGACGACCGTGTATGTGCCGATTCAGTCTTCTTTCAGTGTGAAGGCGGAATCAGACGTCAAGATTGCCGTCTGCAAGGTGAAGGCCGAAAATAAATTCGCACCGTTCGTCGTCGGTCCGGATCAAGTCACGGTTCATAAGCGCGGGGAAAAGCAGTGGAACAGGACCGTCTATGACATTCTTGCTGACAATGCAGATGGCAAGGTGGACCGCATCGTCCTCGGGGAAACGATCAATGATGAAGGTCAGTGGTCAGGCTATCCACCTCACAAGCATGACGGGGAGTTTGCTCCCGAAGAACCGAATCTCGAAGAAATCTACCATTATCAGGTTGATCCCGAACAAGGCTTCGGTGTTCAGCACCACTACACGAAAGACGGCTCTATCGACACCGCCTATCCGATTCGCCACGGGGATAGCTTTGCCATTGATGTAGGCTATCATCCCGTCGGAAGCGCCGGCGGTTATAGAGTGTATTACCTATGGTTCATGGCCGGAGAAACCGGACGCAAGCTCAATCCATTCGAAGACCCTGATCATAAATGGCTTCACGACAAATAA
- a CDS encoding GNAT family N-acetyltransferase, protein MSKTIRQAVIADALPIIAFLKQADLSTEGVYGSIDRFLVVENEEGDIIGTLGIETRGKVGLLRSLVVTPSFSTEELFALFQESLKLAKEKEIERLYLITNRQASLRFFHLLGFSESSFVDDLAGFVHAQKLSTVDNCMVMKLDM, encoded by the coding sequence ATGTCGAAGACCATTCGTCAGGCTGTGATCGCCGACGCACTGCCGATCATTGCCTTTTTAAAGCAAGCGGACTTAAGCACGGAAGGCGTATACGGGAGCATCGACCGCTTCCTTGTCGTAGAGAATGAAGAGGGAGACATCATCGGTACATTGGGAATCGAGACCCGCGGTAAAGTGGGGCTGCTGCGTTCCCTCGTCGTCACGCCGTCATTTAGCACTGAAGAGTTATTTGCCCTTTTCCAGGAAAGCTTGAAACTCGCCAAAGAAAAGGAAATTGAACGGCTCTATCTCATTACGAACCGCCAGGCTTCACTGCGTTTCTTTCACCTCTTGGGATTCAGTGAAAGTTCCTTTGTAGATGATTTAGCTGGATTCGTCCACGCGCAGAAGTTATCCACTGTGGATAACTGCATGGTCATGAAGCTGGATATGTGA
- the spoIIR gene encoding stage II sporulation protein R has protein sequence MKTKQLVLSYLLILSVGTILSLYIPKQEAVTSAQETVMIPEDAIRLRILANSDRDEDQNVKRLVRDEVNKEITSWVSELQDKEEAKSVIKEGLPQLKEIAQDVLKEEGVSQSVAIEFGKVDFPTKLYGQFLYPAGEYEAVLITLGKGEGANWWCVLYPPLCFLDFSTGNAVSSQGFETKVEASGKEVTTADDRVMADPEIKQDTMPEADAQADEQEDSPASEPEEKATQNGDKDAIVEEPAVKAEKHLTEEIQTDAAQVNVSDAEETQNQPVFAEEEEEEVEVRFFIVDMVKGLFQ, from the coding sequence ATGAAAACAAAACAATTGGTATTAAGCTACTTACTCATTCTATCAGTAGGCACGATCTTGAGTTTATATATTCCGAAGCAAGAAGCCGTAACAAGTGCGCAGGAAACCGTCATGATCCCGGAGGATGCGATCAGGCTAAGGATTTTGGCCAATAGTGACCGGGATGAAGATCAAAACGTCAAGCGTCTCGTCCGCGATGAGGTCAACAAGGAAATAACCAGCTGGGTATCCGAGCTTCAGGATAAGGAAGAAGCCAAGAGCGTCATCAAGGAAGGACTACCGCAATTGAAGGAAATCGCCCAGGACGTGTTGAAGGAAGAAGGAGTAAGCCAGAGTGTAGCCATCGAATTCGGTAAGGTCGATTTTCCTACCAAGCTTTACGGTCAGTTCCTCTATCCTGCAGGTGAATATGAAGCCGTCCTGATCACCCTCGGCAAAGGAGAAGGAGCAAACTGGTGGTGCGTCCTGTATCCACCTCTATGCTTCCTGGATTTCTCTACCGGGAATGCCGTCAGCAGCCAAGGATTTGAAACGAAAGTGGAAGCGAGCGGAAAGGAAGTCACAACAGCGGATGACCGTGTGATGGCAGACCCAGAAATAAAGCAAGATACAATGCCTGAAGCGGACGCTCAAGCAGATGAGCAGGAAGACTCTCCTGCAAGTGAACCAGAGGAGAAGGCAACACAGAATGGCGATAAAGATGCCATCGTGGAAGAACCAGCCGTCAAAGCGGAGAAGCACCTAACCGAAGAAATTCAAACGGACGCTGCACAGGTGAACGTATCTGATGCAGAGGAAACTCAGAATCAGCCGGTATTTGCCGAAGAGGAGGAAGAGGAAGTCGAAGTCCGTTTCTTCATCGTCGATATGGTCAAAGGACTATTCCAATAA
- a CDS encoding L-threonylcarbamoyladenylate synthase, protein MMKIWNVENDVGNQKSYPQIVDAAAHLRKNETVAFPTETVYGLGANATSDEAVEKIFLAKGRPSDNPLIVHIANKQQLNELVEEIPDKAHLLMDAYWPGPLTLIFKNKPGVFSKRVTAGLDSVGIRMPDHPVALSLIEESGLPIAAPSANRSGRPSPTTAHHVIEDLDGKIAGVVNAGETGVGVESTVVDCTSDIPVVLRPGGVTREQLEEVVGRVDVDPSLKEGKGAPKSPGMKYTHYAPDAPVYLVEGIGEDIQKLVDARKREGLRVGVLTTEESASLYEAEVILTAGSRNDLLSVAHHLYDTLRAFNKYELDIIYSEVFPEEGVGLAVMNRLQKAAGHRILRP, encoded by the coding sequence ATGATGAAAATTTGGAATGTGGAAAACGATGTGGGTAACCAAAAAAGTTATCCACAGATTGTGGATGCAGCTGCCCATTTACGTAAAAATGAAACAGTAGCTTTTCCGACAGAGACCGTCTATGGCCTTGGAGCAAATGCTACCTCTGATGAAGCCGTGGAGAAAATCTTCCTTGCCAAAGGTCGGCCATCGGATAATCCACTCATTGTCCACATTGCGAACAAACAACAGTTGAATGAACTGGTCGAGGAGATCCCGGATAAGGCGCATCTGCTTATGGATGCATACTGGCCGGGTCCCCTCACCTTGATCTTTAAAAATAAACCAGGCGTTTTCTCTAAACGTGTAACCGCCGGTTTGGATTCCGTGGGAATCAGGATGCCGGACCATCCTGTTGCCCTATCCCTCATCGAAGAAAGCGGACTTCCCATCGCTGCACCGAGTGCCAACCGGTCCGGCAGGCCGAGTCCGACAACGGCCCATCATGTCATTGAAGATCTTGATGGGAAGATCGCCGGTGTCGTCAATGCTGGTGAAACGGGCGTCGGGGTGGAATCGACGGTTGTGGATTGCACGTCGGATATCCCTGTGGTCCTCCGTCCAGGAGGCGTCACGAGGGAGCAGCTTGAAGAAGTAGTGGGCCGGGTAGACGTGGATCCTTCATTGAAGGAAGGGAAAGGTGCGCCGAAGTCCCCGGGAATGAAGTATACCCATTATGCACCGGACGCCCCCGTCTACCTTGTAGAGGGAATCGGTGAAGACATCCAGAAGCTTGTTGATGCCAGGAAGCGGGAAGGATTGAGAGTGGGAGTCCTGACCACGGAGGAATCTGCTTCTCTTTATGAAGCCGAGGTCATCTTGACAGCGGGATCCAGGAACGACCTGCTCAGCGTCGCTCATCATTTGTATGACACGCTGAGAGCGTTCAACAAATATGAACTCGATATCATTTATTCCGAAGTGTTCCCGGAAGAGGGCGTCGGTCTCGCGGTCATGAACCGTCTGCAAAAAGCAGCCGGCCACCGCATTCTTCGTCCTTGA